In Pseudothermotoga hypogea DSM 11164 = NBRC 106472, the following are encoded in one genomic region:
- a CDS encoding chemotaxis protein CheX: MDARIVNALIAAVMNTLKALLNVTPAVGKPGLLKEIKPKYDMVTVIGFSGGVDGNLIYSFSPTTALKIVSKMMGLQYDALDDLAMSAIGELGNMIAGALAMNLEKVGCRIVISPPTVVTGKNLKLTVEGLAINLLTSIFDAEDTEIILATKGSMKCQQ; the protein is encoded by the coding sequence GTGGATGCACGCATCGTGAACGCGCTGATAGCGGCCGTTATGAACACGCTGAAGGCCCTGTTGAACGTCACACCGGCTGTTGGAAAGCCAGGTCTTCTGAAGGAGATCAAGCCGAAGTACGACATGGTCACCGTGATAGGTTTCAGCGGTGGTGTGGACGGTAACTTGATATATTCCTTCAGCCCGACCACGGCGTTGAAGATCGTATCGAAGATGATGGGTCTTCAGTACGATGCTCTTGACGATCTTGCCATGAGTGCGATCGGAGAGCTTGGAAACATGATCGCTGGTGCATTAGCCATGAACCTTGAGAAGGTCGGTTGCAGGATCGTCATAAGTCCACCAACCGTCGTTACGGGAAAGAACCTCAAGCTGACCGTAGAAGGACTCGCGATAAACCTTTTGACGAGCATTTTTGATGCCGAAGATACCGAGATCATTCTCGCAACGAAGGGCTCGATGAAGTGTCAACAATGA